The following are encoded in a window of Rhodothermales bacterium genomic DNA:
- a CDS encoding site-2 protease family protein: MEPTPPSADLLEPRKPLFTGYQDPVFPRDRYWLHLLLFALTLASTIVAGGQLVGRFLIYPNAVPEDPFTWLRDRQFILDGLRFGASLLLFLTIHEFGHYIAARIHGINTSLPYYIPTFIFGLGTLGAVIRIREPIPATRTLFDIGVAGPLAGFVAALGVLLYAFATLPSPAYIMDLPGHEALKAYIEQHGVFPESSMTLMAPPEEGAMTIIVGQTPLYWLLSRFFENVPPMDEMYHYPMLFAGWMGLFFTALNLLPVGQLDGGHILYTLIGPKWHSRIARSFVILLLISGAIGFVDEGFPWLASVHPYLGRLAWFILAAVLYYYLARIFLGNHRFIAPSLLGIIAVVVLVRSLADDPASYGYTGWLIWCLLIVTLIRVDHPPVLRPERLTPMRRVLALLSILIFLLCFSFTPLRVL; this comes from the coding sequence TGCGCTGACGCTGGCCTCGACAATCGTGGCCGGCGGGCAACTCGTGGGGCGATTCCTCATCTACCCGAACGCCGTTCCCGAGGACCCGTTCACCTGGCTGCGCGACCGGCAGTTCATCCTGGACGGGCTGCGCTTCGGGGCGTCGCTGCTGCTGTTCCTCACGATCCACGAATTCGGACACTACATTGCCGCGCGTATCCACGGGATCAACACGTCGTTGCCGTATTACATTCCGACCTTCATTTTCGGGCTCGGCACGTTAGGGGCGGTGATCCGGATTCGCGAACCGATTCCGGCGACGCGTACGTTATTCGATATCGGGGTGGCTGGCCCGCTGGCCGGCTTCGTGGCGGCGCTCGGGGTGTTGCTGTACGCGTTCGCGACGTTGCCGTCGCCGGCCTATATCATGGACCTACCCGGTCACGAGGCGCTGAAAGCGTACATCGAACAACACGGGGTATTCCCGGAGAGCAGCATGACTCTGATGGCGCCGCCTGAAGAAGGCGCGATGACCATTATCGTCGGCCAGACACCGCTCTATTGGCTCCTCTCTCGGTTTTTTGAGAATGTCCCGCCGATGGACGAGATGTACCACTATCCGATGTTATTTGCTGGCTGGATGGGGCTTTTTTTTACGGCGCTGAACCTGCTGCCCGTCGGCCAGCTCGATGGCGGGCACATCCTCTACACCCTCATCGGGCCGAAATGGCACTCGCGCATCGCGCGGTCGTTTGTGATCCTCCTGCTCATTTCCGGGGCGATCGGGTTTGTAGATGAAGGGTTTCCCTGGCTGGCGAGCGTGCATCCCTATCTGGGCCGGCTGGCGTGGTTTATCCTTGCCGCGGTGCTGTATTATTATCTCGCGCGCATCTTCCTCGGAAATCACCGGTTCATCGCGCCGAGCTTGCTCGGGATCATCGCGGTGGTGGTGCTGGTCCGCTCCCTGGCCGACGATCCGGCGTCGTACGGCTACACGGGGTGGTTGATCTGGTGTCTGCTGATCGTCACGTTGATTCGCGTGGACCACCCGCCGGTTCTGCGGCCGGAGCGCCTGACGCCGATGCGTCGCGTGCTCGCTCTTCTGAGCATCCTCATCTTCCTGTTGTGTTTCAGCTTCACCCCGCTCCGCGTGTTATGA